A section of the Papio anubis isolate 15944 chromosome 2, Panubis1.0, whole genome shotgun sequence genome encodes:
- the SEMA3F gene encoding semaphorin-3F isoform X2, with protein MLVAGLLLWACLLTGAWPAFPTQDHFPATPRVRLSFKELKATGTAHFFNFLLNTTDYRILLKDEDHDRMYVGSKDYVLSLDLHDINREPLIIHWAASPQRIEECVLSGKDGNGECGNFVRLIQPWNRTHLYVCGTGAYNPMCTYVNRGRRAQDYIFYLEPERLESGKGKCPYDPKLDTASALINEELYAGVYIDFMGTDAAIFRTLGKQTAMRTDQYNSRWLNDPSFIHAELIPDSAERNDDKLYFFFRERSAEAPQSPAVYARIGRICLNDDGGHCCLVNKWSTFLKARLVCSVPGEDGIETHFDELQDVFVQQTQDVRNPVIYAVFTSSGSVFRGSAVCVYSMADIRMVFNGPFAHKEGPNYQWMPFSGKMPYPRPGTCPGGTFTPSMKSTKDYPDEVINFMRSHPLMYQAVYPLQRRPLVVRTGAPYRLTTVAVDQVDAADGRYEVLFLGTDRGTVQKVIVLPKDDQEMEELMLEEVEVFKDPAPVKTMTISSKRQQLYVASAVGVTHLSLHRCQAYGAACADCCLARDPYCAWDGQACSRYTASSKRRSRRQDVRHGNPIRQCRGFNSNANKNAVESVQYGVAGSAAFLECQPRSPQATVKWLFQRDPGDRRREIRAEDRFLRTEQGLLLRALQLSDRGLYSCTATENNFKHVVTRVQLHVLGREAVHAALFPPLAVSAPPPPGAGPPTPPYQELAQLLAQPEVGLIHQYCQGYWRHVPPSPREAPGAPRSPEPRDQKKPRNRRHHPPDT; from the exons AGTTGAAGGCCACAGGCACTGCCCACTTCTTCAACTTCCTGCTCAACACAACCGACTACCGAATCTTGCTCAAGGATGAGGACCACGACCGCATGTATGTGGGCAGCAAGGACTACGTGCTGTCCCTGGACCTGCACGACATCAACCGCGAGCCCCTCATT ATACACTGGGCAGCCTCCCCACAGCGCATTGAGGAATGCGTGCTCTCAGGCAAGGATGGCAAC GGCGAGTGTGGGAACTTCGTCAGGCTCATCCAGCCCTGGAACCGAACACATCTGTATGTGTGCGGGACAGGTGCCTACAACCCCATGTGCACCTATGTGAACCGCGGACGCCGTGCCCAG GATTACATCTTCTACTTGGAGCCTGAGCGACTCGAGTCAGGGAAGGGCAAGTGTCCGTATGATCCCAAGCTGGACACAGCATCGGCCCTCATCA ATGAGGAGCTCTATGCTGGTGTGTACATCGATTTTATGGGCACTGACGCAGCCATCTTCCGCACACTTGGAAAGCAGACGGCCATGCGCACGGATCAGTACAACTCCCGGTGGCTGAACG ACCCATCGTTCATCCATGCTGAGCTCATTCCTGACAGTGCGGAGCGCAATGATGATAAGCTCTACTTCTTCTTCCGTGAGCGGTCGGCAGAGGCGCCACAGAGCCCCGCTGTGTATGCCCGCATTGGGCGCATTTGCCTG AATGATGACGGTGGTCACTGTTGCCTGGTCAACAAGTGGAGCACATTCCTGAAGGCGCGGCTCGTCTGCTCCGTCCCGGGCGAGGATGGCATTGAGACTCACTTTGATGAGCTCC AGGACGTGTTTGTCCAGCAGACCCAGGACGTGAGGAACCCTGTCATTTATGCTGTCTTTACCTCCTCTGG CTCCGTGTTCCGAGGCTCTGCTGTGTGTGTCTACTCCATGGCTGATATTCGCATGGTCTTCAACGGGCCCTTTGCCCACAAAGAGGGGCCCAACTACCAGTGGATGCCCTTCTCAGGGAAGATGCCCTACCCACGGCCGGGCACG TGCCCTGGTGGAACCTTCACACCATCTATGAAGTCCACCAAGGACTATCCTGATGAGGTGATCAACTTCATGCGCAGCCACCCGCTCATGTACCAGGCCGTGTACCCTCTGCAGCGGCGGCCCCTGGTGGTCCGCACAGGTGCTCCCTACCGCCTCACCACTGTTGCTGTGGACCAGGTGGATGCAGCCGACGGGCGCTATGAGGTGCTTTTCCTGGGCACAG ACCGCGGGACAGTGCAGAAGGTCATTGTGCTGCCCAAGGATGACCAGGAGATGGAAGAGCTCATGCTAGAGGAGGTGGAGGTCTTCAAG GATCCAGCACCTGTCAAGACCATGACCATCTCTTCCAAGAGG CAACAACTCTACGTGGCATCAGCCGTGGGTGTCACGCACCTGAGCCTGCACCGCTGCCAGGCGTATGGGGCTGCCTGTGCTGACTGCTGCCTTGCCCGGGACCCTTACTGCGCCTGGGATGGCCAGGCCTGCTCCCGCTATACAGCATCCTCCAAGAG GCGGAGCCGCCGGCAGGACGTCCGGCATGGAAACCCCATCAGGCAGTGCCGTGGGTTCAACTCCAATG CCAACAAGAATGCCGTGGAGTCTGTGCAGTATGGCGTGGCCGGCAGTGCAGCCTTCCTGGAGTGCCAGCCCCGCTCGCCCCAAGCCACTGTTAAGTGGCTGTTCCAGCGAGATCCTGGTGACCGGCGCCGAGAG ATTCGTGCAGAGGACCGCTTCCTGCGCACAGAGCAGGGCTTGTTGCTCCGTGCCCTGCAGCTCAGCGATCGTGGCCTCTACTCCTGCACAGCCACTGAGAACAACTTTAAGCACGTCGTCACACGAGTGCAGCTGCATGTACTGGGCCGGGAAGCCGTCCATGCTGCCCTCTTCCCACCACTGGCCGTGAGCGCCCCGCCACCCCCAGGCGCAGGTCCCCCAACGCCTCCTTATCAGGAGCTGGCCCAGCTGCTGGCCCAGCCAGAAGTGGGCCTCATCCACCAGTACTGCCAGGGTTACTGGCGCCATGTGCCCCCCAGCCCCAGGGAGGCTCCAGGAGCACCTCGGTCTCCTGAGCCCCGGGACCAGAAAAAGCCCCGGAACCGTCGGCACCACCCTCCAGACACATGA
- the SEMA3F gene encoding semaphorin-3F isoform X1: MLVAGLLLWACLLTGAWPAFPTQDHFPATPRVRLSFKELKATGTAHFFNFLLNTTDYRILLKDEDHDRMYVGSKDYVLSLDLHDINREPLIIHWAASPQRIEECVLSGKDGNGECGNFVRLIQPWNRTHLYVCGTGAYNPMCTYVNRGRRAQATPWTQTQAVRGRGSRATDGALRPTPTAPRQDYIFYLEPERLESGKGKCPYDPKLDTASALINEELYAGVYIDFMGTDAAIFRTLGKQTAMRTDQYNSRWLNDPSFIHAELIPDSAERNDDKLYFFFRERSAEAPQSPAVYARIGRICLNDDGGHCCLVNKWSTFLKARLVCSVPGEDGIETHFDELQDVFVQQTQDVRNPVIYAVFTSSGSVFRGSAVCVYSMADIRMVFNGPFAHKEGPNYQWMPFSGKMPYPRPGTCPGGTFTPSMKSTKDYPDEVINFMRSHPLMYQAVYPLQRRPLVVRTGAPYRLTTVAVDQVDAADGRYEVLFLGTDRGTVQKVIVLPKDDQEMEELMLEEVEVFKDPAPVKTMTISSKRQQLYVASAVGVTHLSLHRCQAYGAACADCCLARDPYCAWDGQACSRYTASSKRRSRRQDVRHGNPIRQCRGFNSNANKNAVESVQYGVAGSAAFLECQPRSPQATVKWLFQRDPGDRRREIRAEDRFLRTEQGLLLRALQLSDRGLYSCTATENNFKHVVTRVQLHVLGREAVHAALFPPLAVSAPPPPGAGPPTPPYQELAQLLAQPEVGLIHQYCQGYWRHVPPSPREAPGAPRSPEPRDQKKPRNRRHHPPDT; this comes from the exons AGTTGAAGGCCACAGGCACTGCCCACTTCTTCAACTTCCTGCTCAACACAACCGACTACCGAATCTTGCTCAAGGATGAGGACCACGACCGCATGTATGTGGGCAGCAAGGACTACGTGCTGTCCCTGGACCTGCACGACATCAACCGCGAGCCCCTCATT ATACACTGGGCAGCCTCCCCACAGCGCATTGAGGAATGCGTGCTCTCAGGCAAGGATGGCAAC GGCGAGTGTGGGAACTTCGTCAGGCTCATCCAGCCCTGGAACCGAACACATCTGTATGTGTGCGGGACAGGTGCCTACAACCCCATGTGCACCTATGTGAACCGCGGACGCCGTGCCCAG GCCACACCATGGACCCAGACGCAGGCGGTCAGAGGCCGCGGCAGCAGAGCCACAGATGGTGCCCTCCGCCCGACGCCCACAGCCCCACGCCAG GATTACATCTTCTACTTGGAGCCTGAGCGACTCGAGTCAGGGAAGGGCAAGTGTCCGTATGATCCCAAGCTGGACACAGCATCGGCCCTCATCA ATGAGGAGCTCTATGCTGGTGTGTACATCGATTTTATGGGCACTGACGCAGCCATCTTCCGCACACTTGGAAAGCAGACGGCCATGCGCACGGATCAGTACAACTCCCGGTGGCTGAACG ACCCATCGTTCATCCATGCTGAGCTCATTCCTGACAGTGCGGAGCGCAATGATGATAAGCTCTACTTCTTCTTCCGTGAGCGGTCGGCAGAGGCGCCACAGAGCCCCGCTGTGTATGCCCGCATTGGGCGCATTTGCCTG AATGATGACGGTGGTCACTGTTGCCTGGTCAACAAGTGGAGCACATTCCTGAAGGCGCGGCTCGTCTGCTCCGTCCCGGGCGAGGATGGCATTGAGACTCACTTTGATGAGCTCC AGGACGTGTTTGTCCAGCAGACCCAGGACGTGAGGAACCCTGTCATTTATGCTGTCTTTACCTCCTCTGG CTCCGTGTTCCGAGGCTCTGCTGTGTGTGTCTACTCCATGGCTGATATTCGCATGGTCTTCAACGGGCCCTTTGCCCACAAAGAGGGGCCCAACTACCAGTGGATGCCCTTCTCAGGGAAGATGCCCTACCCACGGCCGGGCACG TGCCCTGGTGGAACCTTCACACCATCTATGAAGTCCACCAAGGACTATCCTGATGAGGTGATCAACTTCATGCGCAGCCACCCGCTCATGTACCAGGCCGTGTACCCTCTGCAGCGGCGGCCCCTGGTGGTCCGCACAGGTGCTCCCTACCGCCTCACCACTGTTGCTGTGGACCAGGTGGATGCAGCCGACGGGCGCTATGAGGTGCTTTTCCTGGGCACAG ACCGCGGGACAGTGCAGAAGGTCATTGTGCTGCCCAAGGATGACCAGGAGATGGAAGAGCTCATGCTAGAGGAGGTGGAGGTCTTCAAG GATCCAGCACCTGTCAAGACCATGACCATCTCTTCCAAGAGG CAACAACTCTACGTGGCATCAGCCGTGGGTGTCACGCACCTGAGCCTGCACCGCTGCCAGGCGTATGGGGCTGCCTGTGCTGACTGCTGCCTTGCCCGGGACCCTTACTGCGCCTGGGATGGCCAGGCCTGCTCCCGCTATACAGCATCCTCCAAGAG GCGGAGCCGCCGGCAGGACGTCCGGCATGGAAACCCCATCAGGCAGTGCCGTGGGTTCAACTCCAATG CCAACAAGAATGCCGTGGAGTCTGTGCAGTATGGCGTGGCCGGCAGTGCAGCCTTCCTGGAGTGCCAGCCCCGCTCGCCCCAAGCCACTGTTAAGTGGCTGTTCCAGCGAGATCCTGGTGACCGGCGCCGAGAG ATTCGTGCAGAGGACCGCTTCCTGCGCACAGAGCAGGGCTTGTTGCTCCGTGCCCTGCAGCTCAGCGATCGTGGCCTCTACTCCTGCACAGCCACTGAGAACAACTTTAAGCACGTCGTCACACGAGTGCAGCTGCATGTACTGGGCCGGGAAGCCGTCCATGCTGCCCTCTTCCCACCACTGGCCGTGAGCGCCCCGCCACCCCCAGGCGCAGGTCCCCCAACGCCTCCTTATCAGGAGCTGGCCCAGCTGCTGGCCCAGCCAGAAGTGGGCCTCATCCACCAGTACTGCCAGGGTTACTGGCGCCATGTGCCCCCCAGCCCCAGGGAGGCTCCAGGAGCACCTCGGTCTCCTGAGCCCCGGGACCAGAAAAAGCCCCGGAACCGTCGGCACCACCCTCCAGACACATGA